One Glutamicibacter mishrai genomic window carries:
- a CDS encoding cytochrome c biogenesis CcdA family protein: MSSNPFADIVLDGSLVLAAPVAMLAGLVSFLSPCVLPLVPGYLGYVTGLTGADLKEHRRGRVILGILLFVLGFSVVFIAAGVLFSQATAWLRFNGSWVTQVLGLVVVFMGVVFMGGFSWMQRDRKIHKKPPAGLWGAPVLGLTFGLGWAPCIGPTLSAVLIMSTGTDANVARGTLLTVFYCLGLGLPFILIALGLQRGMQALAFFRKHQLFIMRFGGAMLIALGLVMVTGLWGTWVSELQNWFANEVRLPI, from the coding sequence GTGAGTTCTAATCCATTTGCTGACATCGTCCTGGACGGGTCGCTCGTACTTGCCGCGCCCGTGGCCATGTTGGCGGGATTGGTTTCATTCCTTTCTCCCTGCGTACTTCCCCTCGTCCCTGGATACCTCGGTTACGTCACCGGGCTGACCGGCGCGGACTTGAAGGAACACCGCCGTGGGCGGGTGATCCTGGGGATCCTGCTCTTCGTCTTGGGGTTCTCTGTCGTCTTCATTGCCGCCGGAGTGCTCTTCAGCCAGGCGACGGCGTGGCTGAGATTCAACGGTTCGTGGGTCACCCAGGTTCTGGGACTCGTCGTGGTGTTCATGGGCGTTGTCTTCATGGGCGGATTCTCCTGGATGCAGCGCGACCGCAAGATCCACAAGAAGCCGCCTGCAGGCCTGTGGGGCGCACCGGTGCTGGGGCTGACCTTCGGCTTGGGCTGGGCGCCATGCATCGGCCCGACGCTGAGCGCGGTGTTGATCATGTCCACCGGTACCGATGCGAATGTGGCCCGGGGAACCCTGCTGACGGTGTTCTATTGCCTCGGACTCGGATTGCCTTTCATCCTGATTGCCCTGGGATTGCAGCGGGGAATGCAGGCACTGGCATTCTTCCGGAAGCATCAGTTGTTCATCATGCGTTTTGGCGGCGCTATGCTCATCGCCCTTGGCCTGGTCATGGTGACCGGCCTGTGGGGTACGTGGGTTTCAGAACTGCAAAACTGGTTTGCCAATGAAGTGAGGTTGCCAATTTAA
- a CDS encoding PLD nuclease N-terminal domain-containing protein: MVRILIFAAVVSVALMIYTLIECSRAPKHLVRSLPKSAWAVVIIILPLVGAVLWFILGRPINERNQQATQQTAPDDDEDFLRQLEVWRRQQQREADAKAREQELKSQAKDSKDNDSTSKPKPDDSTGSNKPSPKPEDTDSDTPDAKA; this comes from the coding sequence ATGGTCCGCATTCTCATATTCGCAGCAGTAGTTTCGGTCGCTTTGATGATTTACACGTTGATCGAATGCAGCCGTGCGCCGAAGCATCTCGTGCGCTCGCTGCCGAAGTCGGCATGGGCCGTGGTGATCATCATCCTGCCACTGGTCGGCGCTGTATTGTGGTTCATTTTGGGCCGGCCCATCAACGAGCGCAACCAGCAGGCAACACAGCAAACCGCGCCGGATGACGACGAGGATTTCCTTCGACAGCTCGAAGTCTGGCGCCGCCAACAGCAGCGCGAAGCCGATGCAAAAGCCCGTGAGCAAGAACTCAAATCCCAGGCCAAGGATTCGAAGGATAACGACTCCACCTCGAAGCCCAAGCCGGACGACTCAACCGGCTCCAACAAGCCTTCACCCAAGCCGGAGGACACCGACAGCGACACTCCCGACGCCAAGGCCTAG
- a CDS encoding TlpA family protein disulfide reductase, with amino-acid sequence MTDPVTNPRNLSRRTMLRSLMVAAAIVPLAACSGKEDSLTAQANSGDGKNYIAGDGAVEEYDVAQRTDPVELKSKTYHGTDVDFSQWEGKPVVMNFWYAACAPCRIEAPDLKKIADNYGEKVEFIGINVRDEAEAAKAFERTFDLPYESIQDTDGDVQLAMTKYVPLQAVPSTLVLDRKGRVRARVIGAVDPGTLKSLIDTALTEKL; translated from the coding sequence ATGACTGATCCTGTGACTAATCCCCGCAATCTGAGCCGACGCACGATGCTGCGCTCGCTGATGGTGGCAGCCGCCATTGTTCCGCTGGCTGCCTGCAGCGGCAAGGAAGACTCCTTGACGGCGCAAGCCAACAGCGGTGACGGGAAAAACTACATCGCCGGCGATGGCGCCGTCGAAGAATACGATGTCGCCCAGCGCACCGATCCGGTGGAACTCAAGTCGAAGACCTACCACGGCACCGATGTCGACTTCAGCCAGTGGGAAGGCAAGCCAGTGGTCATGAACTTCTGGTACGCCGCCTGCGCGCCGTGCCGCATTGAAGCGCCGGACCTGAAGAAGATCGCCGACAACTACGGCGAGAAGGTTGAATTCATCGGCATTAACGTCCGTGATGAAGCCGAAGCGGCCAAGGCCTTCGAGCGCACCTTCGATCTTCCCTACGAATCCATCCAGGACACCGACGGAGACGTCCAGCTGGCCATGACCAAGTACGTGCCGCTGCAGGCCGTGCCTTCCACGCTGGTTCTCGACCGCAAGGGACGGGTCCGCGCGCGCGTTATCGGCGCCGTCGATCCGGGCACGCTGAAGTCGCTGATCGATACCGCTTTGACCGAAAAGTTGTGA
- a CDS encoding thiolase family protein gives MTEAFLVGGSRTPVGRYGGALSSVRPDDLAALAIRDLIQDSGIDPAVVDEVILGNANGAGEENRNVARMASLLAGLPVSVPGITVNRLCASGMSAITMASHMIKAGAADVVIAGGVESMSRAPWVMEKPDKPFAKPGAVFDTSIGWRFTNPQFLSGELSRDGKATYSMPETAEEVARVYGISREDCDQFAVDSHAQAIAAIKAGHFRDEIVPVTVKHRKGETIVDTDEGPRPGTSMDVLSGLRPVVSGGEVVTAGNASSLNDGASAILVVSERALEKYSLTARARIIDGQAAGLEPEIMGMGPVPATRKVLDRAGLSIGQIGAMEINEAFASQSLASMRELGVDPQIVNRDGGAIALGHPLGSSGSRIVITLLGRMERELVSAQRKLAVATMCVGVGQGSAILLEGA, from the coding sequence ATGACTGAAGCATTTCTCGTCGGCGGGAGCCGCACCCCGGTAGGACGCTACGGGGGAGCCTTGAGCTCAGTGCGCCCCGATGATCTGGCTGCACTGGCGATCCGCGATCTCATCCAGGACTCTGGAATCGATCCGGCAGTGGTGGATGAAGTGATTCTCGGCAACGCCAACGGCGCCGGTGAAGAGAACCGCAACGTCGCGCGCATGGCATCGCTGCTGGCAGGATTGCCGGTGAGCGTTCCTGGCATCACCGTCAACCGCCTGTGCGCTTCGGGAATGAGTGCCATCACCATGGCCAGCCACATGATCAAGGCAGGTGCCGCCGACGTGGTCATCGCCGGCGGCGTGGAATCGATGTCCCGCGCCCCATGGGTCATGGAGAAGCCGGATAAGCCCTTTGCCAAGCCCGGTGCAGTCTTCGACACGTCCATCGGCTGGCGCTTCACCAACCCGCAATTCCTTTCCGGAGAGCTGTCACGAGACGGCAAGGCGACCTACTCCATGCCGGAGACCGCAGAAGAAGTGGCCCGCGTCTACGGAATCTCCCGCGAGGACTGCGATCAGTTCGCAGTTGATTCCCACGCCCAGGCCATCGCCGCCATAAAAGCCGGTCACTTCCGCGATGAAATCGTGCCGGTGACGGTCAAGCACCGCAAGGGCGAAACCATCGTGGATACCGATGAAGGCCCGCGCCCGGGAACGAGCATGGATGTGCTCTCCGGCCTGCGCCCGGTCGTCAGCGGCGGCGAAGTCGTGACCGCCGGCAACGCCTCATCGCTGAACGATGGAGCCTCGGCCATCTTGGTGGTTTCAGAACGCGCCCTGGAAAAGTACTCGCTGACCGCCCGCGCCCGCATCATCGACGGGCAGGCCGCCGGCCTGGAACCGGAGATCATGGGCATGGGCCCGGTGCCGGCAACCCGCAAAGTGCTCGACCGCGCAGGACTGTCGATCGGGCAGATCGGCGCCATGGAAATCAACGAGGCCTTTGCCAGCCAGTCCCTGGCCAGCATGCGCGAGCTCGGCGTGGATCCGCAGATCGTGAACCGCGACGGGGGAGCCATCGCATTGGGCCATCCGCTGGGATCCAGCGGATCGCGCATCGTGATCACCCTGCTGGGCCGCATGGAACGCGAACTGGTCTCAGCGCAGCGCAAGCTGGCGGTCGCCACCATGTGCGTCGGCGTGGGTCAAGGCTCGGCCATCTTGCTGGAAGGAGCCTAG
- a CDS encoding histidine phosphatase family protein, which produces MPLTTVHLLRHGEVFNPDRILYGRIPGFGLSELGFKMADAAGEYFAQRQADGANVVRLVASPLIRAQQTAAPVSRLLNLPIHSDDRVIEAGNKLQGLSKVADQLRQPKYWPLLVNPLKPSWGEPYAQQVQRMREAMDEHRRAAVAEHGEGSEVIIVSHQLPIWVTRRAAEKKPLWHDPRQRECTLASVTSFDFEGDELVSVRYTEPSPELLAGAANIPGA; this is translated from the coding sequence ATGCCTTTAACGACCGTCCATTTGTTGCGCCACGGGGAAGTTTTCAACCCTGACCGTATCCTCTACGGACGGATCCCCGGCTTCGGGCTTTCGGAGCTCGGTTTCAAGATGGCTGATGCCGCCGGCGAGTACTTCGCACAACGCCAAGCAGACGGGGCCAACGTGGTCCGCCTGGTCGCTTCGCCGTTGATCCGCGCGCAGCAAACCGCCGCCCCCGTTAGCCGCCTGCTCAACTTGCCAATTCACTCTGACGATCGCGTCATCGAGGCCGGCAACAAGCTGCAGGGCCTGTCGAAGGTGGCAGACCAACTGCGCCAGCCAAAGTACTGGCCGCTGCTGGTCAACCCGCTCAAGCCCTCATGGGGCGAGCCATATGCGCAGCAGGTGCAGCGCATGCGCGAAGCCATGGACGAGCACCGTCGCGCCGCGGTGGCAGAACATGGCGAAGGCTCCGAGGTTATTATCGTGAGCCACCAGCTGCCGATCTGGGTCACCCGGCGTGCCGCGGAAAAGAAGCCGCTGTGGCATGACCCGCGCCAGCGCGAATGCACTCTGGCATCCGTGACCAGCTTTGATTTCGAAGGCGACGAATTGGTCTCCGTGCGTTACACCGAACCAAGCCCCGAGCTATTGGCCGGTGCCGCGAATATTCCAGGAGCCTAA
- a CDS encoding AMP-binding protein, with translation MDALHQELLTALANAANDNGPAVEVIIDGSADAGWRIEYLGKEDLPGFEQPMAVVRTSGSTGRAKRTVLSVEALASSAQATAEFLGFEGQWLLALPVHYVAGLSVLTRSLFAGTKPVIMDLDGSFSATAFTQAANQMVETRRLTSLVPTQLARLLDNPDPDTLQALKRFDAILLGGARASKDLLVSARHHGLKIFQTYGSSETSGGLVYNGTALPGVLLAEHDSRIWVSGPMLADGYANAPEATDEHFVERDGRRWYVTDDLGTVQGSRLSIVGRVDDVINTGGVKLSASKIEGLLEEFFTQALVVSVPDPQWGQSVGLAYSGPTKTEDAFDAVRRTLGKEAVPKHVRHYPQGLPLLPNGKFNRRLIIDELAVRD, from the coding sequence ATGGACGCACTGCATCAAGAACTGCTCACAGCCCTGGCTAACGCCGCCAACGACAACGGACCAGCGGTGGAAGTCATCATCGATGGCTCCGCCGATGCCGGCTGGCGCATCGAGTACCTGGGCAAGGAAGACCTGCCCGGCTTCGAGCAGCCGATGGCCGTGGTCCGGACTTCCGGTTCCACCGGCCGGGCCAAGCGAACGGTGCTCAGCGTCGAGGCCTTGGCTTCCAGCGCCCAGGCTACCGCAGAATTCCTGGGCTTCGAAGGCCAATGGCTGCTGGCTCTTCCCGTGCACTACGTCGCCGGGCTCAGCGTGCTCACCCGCTCGCTCTTCGCCGGCACCAAGCCCGTGATCATGGACCTGGACGGAAGCTTTTCGGCTACCGCCTTCACCCAGGCCGCCAACCAGATGGTCGAAACCCGGCGTCTGACCTCGCTGGTGCCCACCCAGTTGGCTCGGCTGCTCGATAACCCGGACCCGGACACCTTGCAGGCGCTGAAGCGTTTTGACGCCATCTTGCTGGGCGGGGCACGAGCCAGCAAGGACCTGTTGGTCAGCGCGCGCCATCATGGACTGAAGATCTTCCAGACCTACGGTTCCTCGGAAACCTCCGGCGGACTGGTCTACAACGGCACAGCGCTTCCCGGCGTGCTTCTGGCCGAGCATGATTCGCGCATCTGGGTTTCCGGTCCGATGCTGGCCGACGGCTACGCCAATGCTCCGGAAGCCACCGATGAGCACTTCGTGGAACGTGATGGCCGGCGCTGGTATGTCACCGATGATCTGGGCACCGTTCAGGGGTCGCGCTTGAGCATCGTGGGCCGCGTTGACGATGTCATCAATACCGGCGGCGTCAAGCTGTCCGCTTCGAAAATCGAGGGGCTCTTGGAAGAGTTCTTCACCCAGGCCCTGGTGGTCTCCGTCCCGGATCCCCAATGGGGCCAAAGCGTTGGCCTGGCCTATTCCGGCCCCACCAAGACCGAAGATGCTTTTGATGCGGTGCGCCGCACCCTGGGCAAGGAAGCGGTGCCAAAGCACGTGCGCCACTACCCGCAGGGTCTGCCATTGCTGCCCAACGGCAAGTTCAATCGCCGCCTGATCATTGATGAATTAGCGGTCCGGGACTAG
- a CDS encoding 1,4-dihydroxy-2-naphthoyl-CoA synthase: MSSQNNSALPQKVSDVFDPTRWRVIEGFDFTDITYHRQVERDAQGTIVRDLPTVRIAFDRPEVRNAFRPHTVDELYRAMDHARMTSNVATVLLTGNGPSPKDGGHAFCSGGDQRIRGRDGYRYAEGETRESIDPARAGRLHILEVQRLMRTMPKVVLCVVNGWAAGGGHSLHVVSDLTIASKENGKFKQTDATVGSFDAGYGSALLARQVGQKTAREIFFLAREYSADDMVRMGAVNESVEHERLEEVALEYAADIAKQSPQAIRMLKFAFNLADDGLAGQQVFAGEATRMAYMTDEAVEGRDAFLGKRDPDWSDYPYYF, encoded by the coding sequence GTGAGTAGCCAGAATAATTCAGCATTACCCCAGAAGGTTTCCGACGTCTTTGATCCCACTCGTTGGCGAGTGATCGAAGGCTTCGATTTCACCGACATCACCTACCACCGCCAGGTGGAACGCGACGCCCAAGGCACCATCGTGCGCGACCTGCCGACGGTGCGCATCGCCTTCGACCGCCCCGAGGTGCGCAATGCCTTCCGCCCCCACACCGTGGACGAGCTCTACCGCGCCATGGATCACGCGCGGATGACCAGCAATGTGGCCACGGTGCTGCTCACCGGCAACGGCCCGTCCCCCAAGGACGGCGGACATGCCTTCTGCTCGGGTGGAGACCAGCGCATTCGCGGCCGCGACGGCTACCGCTATGCAGAGGGCGAAACCCGCGAATCGATCGACCCTGCCCGCGCCGGACGACTGCACATCCTTGAAGTGCAACGGCTCATGCGCACCATGCCCAAGGTGGTGCTGTGCGTGGTCAACGGCTGGGCCGCCGGCGGCGGGCACTCCCTGCACGTGGTTTCCGACCTGACCATCGCCTCCAAGGAAAATGGCAAGTTCAAGCAGACCGACGCCACCGTGGGTTCCTTCGACGCCGGCTACGGCTCGGCCCTGCTGGCCCGCCAGGTTGGCCAGAAGACCGCCCGCGAGATCTTCTTCCTGGCCCGCGAATACTCCGCCGACGACATGGTCCGCATGGGCGCGGTGAACGAATCGGTGGAACATGAACGCCTGGAAGAGGTCGCTTTGGAATACGCCGCGGATATCGCCAAGCAGTCCCCTCAGGCCATCCGCATGCTGAAGTTCGCCTTCAACCTAGCCGATGACGGCCTGGCAGGCCAGCAGGTCTTCGCCGGCGAGGCGACCCGCATGGCCTACATGACCGATGAGGCAGTAGAAGGACGCGACGCGTTCCTGGGCAAGCGCGACCCCGACTGGTCTGACTACCCGTACTACTTCTAA
- a CDS encoding DUF4229 domain-containing protein: MQFLKYTVLRLGIFCAVFLGLWLGLNWPIFVAGIIGLIFAFAISYLFFNKLRLKANEDVRRAFNKTSANKTSKQLAEEAIEDEFDESQRKTQPPA; encoded by the coding sequence ATGCAGTTTCTGAAATATACAGTTCTTCGTCTGGGCATTTTCTGCGCGGTGTTCCTGGGCCTGTGGCTTGGCCTGAACTGGCCAATCTTTGTTGCCGGAATCATTGGCCTGATTTTCGCCTTCGCCATTTCCTACTTGTTCTTCAACAAGCTTCGGCTCAAGGCGAACGAGGATGTGCGCCGGGCCTTCAATAAGACCTCCGCGAATAAGACCAGCAAGCAGCTGGCGGAGGAAGCCATCGAAGACGAATTTGATGAGTCCCAGCGCAAGACGCAGCCGCCTGCCTAA
- a CDS encoding 1,4-dihydroxy-2-naphthoate polyprenyltransferase produces MATLSQWVSGARLRTLPIVIAPVVIGTAAALGETGTIHWIRFVLALLVGLLLQIGVNYSNDYSDGIRGTDDERVGPLRLTGSKLTEPKNVRNVAFACFGLAAACGLALVIISSSWPLLLVGVAAIFAAWGYTGGKNPYGYRGLGDIYVFIFFGLVATLGTTFTQINELTLTSLWGAIGTGLIGCALLMANNVRDIPTDKEVGKITLAVRLGESNARLSYVLMLAVAILLPLLSTGTFPWLWLILITFIPAIAPSMLMLREHELPKLVQVLKQTGMLNMVYAVLFALAIVLNVYF; encoded by the coding sequence GTGGCCACACTTTCCCAATGGGTTTCCGGTGCCCGCCTGCGCACCTTGCCTATCGTCATTGCCCCGGTAGTCATCGGCACCGCGGCCGCTCTGGGCGAAACCGGAACCATTCATTGGATCCGCTTTGTTCTCGCTTTGCTGGTCGGCCTGCTGCTGCAGATCGGAGTGAACTACTCCAACGACTACTCAGACGGCATCCGCGGCACCGACGATGAGCGAGTAGGGCCGCTGCGCCTAACCGGTTCCAAGCTCACTGAGCCGAAGAACGTGCGCAATGTAGCCTTTGCGTGCTTCGGCCTGGCAGCTGCCTGCGGACTGGCCCTGGTGATCATCTCTTCATCGTGGCCGCTGCTGTTGGTGGGAGTGGCCGCGATCTTCGCAGCCTGGGGATACACCGGTGGCAAGAATCCTTACGGCTACCGCGGTTTGGGCGATATCTACGTCTTCATCTTCTTCGGGCTCGTAGCCACCTTGGGTACTACCTTCACCCAGATCAATGAACTGACCCTCACCTCGTTGTGGGGCGCCATCGGCACCGGCCTGATCGGCTGTGCGCTGCTCATGGCCAATAACGTGCGAGACATCCCCACCGATAAAGAGGTCGGGAAAATTACCCTGGCAGTCCGTTTGGGCGAAAGCAATGCCCGGCTCAGCTATGTCCTGATGCTCGCAGTGGCCATCTTGCTGCCATTGCTCTCAACCGGCACCTTCCCTTGGCTCTGGCTGATCTTGATTACCTTCATCCCTGCGATCGCCCCGTCCATGTTGATGCTGCGTGAACATGAGCTCCCCAAGCTGGTGCAGGTGCTGAAGCAAACGGGCATGCTGAACATGGTCTACGCCGTTCTCTTCGCGTTGGCGATCGTCCTCAACGTGTACTTCTAA
- a CDS encoding DUF3824 domain-containing protein, whose translation MSNYDPNQPGQPYNPESGGQNPNPNPYGENPYAQQPSPYGQNPYGQSPMAPGFNEYPNQGGYAAVQPPAERPKTLQIAFLLILLSGIVGAIASWMISTSNMFGNMVSSQWAMVEQELQTQMQSSPEMAQDPTLQQMMSSPEAFISQANTMMTSFALVGAVISVILYFLVGFFVGRGVGAMRIIATILAALSLLGLFSSVPMISMFADSQAGALNAVYIIGILLGVAGVVFAWLRPSSEYIAQRRMARRAGYR comes from the coding sequence ATGAGCAACTACGATCCGAATCAACCGGGCCAACCCTACAACCCGGAATCCGGGGGTCAGAACCCGAATCCGAACCCGTACGGTGAAAACCCCTACGCACAGCAGCCCTCCCCCTACGGCCAAAATCCTTACGGGCAGTCCCCCATGGCGCCAGGCTTCAATGAGTACCCGAACCAGGGAGGCTACGCAGCCGTGCAGCCTCCGGCCGAACGCCCGAAGACATTGCAGATCGCGTTCTTGCTGATCCTGCTTTCGGGCATTGTCGGTGCGATTGCCAGCTGGATGATTTCCACCTCGAACATGTTCGGCAACATGGTGTCCTCGCAGTGGGCCATGGTCGAGCAGGAACTGCAGACCCAGATGCAGTCATCGCCTGAGATGGCCCAGGACCCGACCCTGCAGCAGATGATGAGCAGCCCAGAGGCATTCATCTCCCAGGCCAACACCATGATGACCAGCTTCGCCTTGGTCGGTGCCGTGATCTCGGTGATCTTGTACTTCTTGGTCGGCTTCTTCGTGGGCCGTGGCGTGGGTGCCATGCGTATCATCGCCACCATCCTGGCGGCGCTCTCGCTCTTGGGCTTGTTCTCCTCGGTGCCAATGATCAGCATGTTTGCCGACAGCCAGGCTGGCGCGTTGAACGCGGTGTACATCATCGGCATCCTGCTCGGTGTAGCAGGCGTGGTCTTCGCCTGGTTGCGTCCTTCCTCGGAATACATCGCCCAGCGTCGCATGGCTCGTCGCGCCGGCTACCGGTAA
- the resB gene encoding cytochrome c biogenesis protein ResB: MAKQQRKLKGSQDAPALGFVGFMRWIWTQLTSMPTALFLLLLLAVAAVPGSIFPQRASNPETVVQYLDQHPVAGPWLDRFQMFEVYSSVWFSAIYILLFVSLVGCIIPRVKKHAQALRTPPPRTPARLDRLPQYASHEILEGESDTPDDDQVIEDSYKILKKRGYRVERRDDASGRSVSAERGYTREIGNLVFHISLIGVLVSAAIGGAFGYTGQRVLVEGETFVNSLVAYDSFTPGNTFNADKLPGYSVKLDKFDIVFDRESESHFGQPLDFTAHVQVRKTAQSDPVKQELKVNHPLRINGADVYLVGNGYAPVITVRDGKGNVSYSGPAVSVPQDSVYTSMFVLKVPDAKPDQLGFQGFLLPTALVDENGFGISGDPNAINPQLHLNSFYGNLGLDNGNPQNVFVLDTEKMKKLNSRELDAGGIILEAGQTYQLPDGKGSISFDDLKRYVALDVNYDPGKLPIGIFAGLALLGLGVSLFTPRRRVWVKLKHEDGKRNIEYALLARGEDPRLEREAAELQKIFDKAWPLASQEQNQGAVNG; this comes from the coding sequence ATGGCGAAACAACAACGGAAACTCAAAGGCTCCCAGGACGCTCCGGCGTTGGGATTCGTAGGGTTCATGCGCTGGATCTGGACCCAGCTGACGTCCATGCCAACAGCATTGTTCTTGCTGTTGCTGCTGGCCGTAGCCGCAGTTCCGGGTTCCATTTTCCCGCAGCGGGCATCCAACCCCGAGACGGTAGTGCAGTATCTGGACCAGCACCCTGTTGCCGGCCCATGGCTTGACCGTTTCCAGATGTTCGAGGTGTATTCCTCCGTCTGGTTCTCCGCCATCTACATCTTGCTGTTCGTCTCCCTGGTGGGTTGCATCATCCCGCGTGTAAAGAAGCACGCACAGGCGCTGCGCACCCCGCCACCGCGCACCCCGGCGCGACTCGATCGCCTGCCGCAGTATGCATCGCATGAAATCCTCGAAGGCGAATCGGATACCCCGGATGATGACCAGGTCATCGAGGACTCATACAAGATCCTGAAAAAACGCGGTTACCGCGTGGAACGCCGCGATGATGCCAGCGGCCGGTCCGTCTCAGCTGAACGCGGCTACACCCGCGAGATCGGCAACCTGGTCTTCCATATTTCGCTGATCGGCGTGCTGGTCTCGGCCGCGATCGGCGGCGCGTTCGGCTACACCGGACAGCGCGTGCTGGTCGAGGGGGAGACCTTCGTCAACTCGCTGGTGGCGTATGACTCGTTCACCCCGGGTAACACTTTTAACGCCGACAAGCTCCCGGGCTACTCGGTGAAGCTGGACAAGTTCGATATCGTCTTCGATCGCGAATCCGAGTCGCACTTCGGCCAGCCACTGGATTTCACCGCCCACGTGCAGGTTCGTAAAACCGCGCAGTCGGATCCGGTCAAGCAGGAACTGAAAGTCAACCACCCGCTGCGCATCAACGGCGCCGATGTCTACCTGGTCGGCAACGGCTACGCCCCGGTCATCACGGTGCGCGATGGCAAGGGCAACGTCTCCTACTCGGGCCCGGCAGTTTCGGTTCCGCAGGACTCGGTCTACACCTCGATGTTCGTTTTGAAGGTTCCCGATGCCAAGCCGGATCAGCTCGGTTTCCAGGGCTTCCTGCTTCCTACCGCACTGGTGGATGAAAATGGATTCGGCATTTCCGGCGACCCCAATGCGATCAACCCGCAGCTGCACCTGAACTCGTTCTACGGGAACCTGGGACTGGATAACGGCAATCCGCAGAACGTCTTCGTCCTGGACACCGAGAAGATGAAGAAGCTCAATAGCCGAGAGCTGGATGCTGGCGGCATCATCCTCGAAGCCGGACAGACCTACCAGCTGCCAGATGGCAAGGGCAGCATCAGCTTCGATGACCTCAAACGCTATGTGGCCTTGGACGTTAACTACGATCCGGGCAAGCTGCCGATCGGCATCTTCGCAGGGTTGGCCCTGCTCGGTCTGGGAGTTTCATTGTTCACTCCACGTCGCCGCGTCTGGGTCAAGCTGAAGCATGAAGACGGCAAGCGTAATATCGAATATGCGCTGTTGGCCCGTGGCGAGGATCCACGGCTTGAACGCGAAGCGGCAGAACTACAGAAGATCTTTGACAAGGCTTGGCCACTGGCAAGCCAGGAGCAAAACCAAGGAGCAGTAAATGGGTAA
- the ccsB gene encoding c-type cytochrome biogenesis protein CcsB — MGNAGALAPINESLGEYSQLFMLLAAMVYGVVFIIFALDLAKTNKSISEMDSAALKRDEEMLVGANGAVAGSGRKRRGQSERADHISDDIVTDKMNYTEFSSKRPMARIAVVLMWLAVALHGFGVVSRALAAHRVPWGNMYEFLTTGAFVVALVYVVVLIIKDLRFMGSFISGLVTLMLCAATIGFPTPVGHLVPALQSPWIVIHVSIAVLASSLFAISFAMNVLQLLQHSRMNRLAAGQSDKLPFMRVVPGAGALENFAYRINTIAFVMWTFTVMAGAIWAEAAWGRYWGWDPKEVWSFVIWVVYAGYLHARATGGWTGPRSAWLSIVGFLCVIFNFTIVNIFFDGLHSYAGV; from the coding sequence ATGGGTAACGCTGGGGCATTAGCACCAATTAATGAATCGCTGGGTGAATACAGCCAGCTGTTCATGCTGCTGGCAGCCATGGTCTACGGAGTAGTCTTCATCATCTTCGCCTTGGACTTGGCCAAGACCAACAAGTCGATCTCGGAAATGGACTCCGCAGCGCTCAAGCGCGACGAGGAAATGCTGGTTGGCGCCAACGGCGCCGTCGCCGGAAGCGGACGCAAGCGTCGCGGTCAATCTGAACGCGCGGACCACATCAGCGACGACATCGTGACCGACAAGATGAACTACACCGAGTTCTCTTCCAAGCGTCCGATGGCCCGTATCGCCGTAGTGCTGATGTGGCTGGCCGTGGCTCTGCATGGCTTCGGCGTGGTCTCGCGTGCACTGGCGGCACACCGCGTGCCATGGGGCAACATGTACGAGTTCTTGACCACCGGCGCTTTCGTAGTGGCTCTGGTGTACGTGGTGGTGCTCATCATCAAGGACCTGCGTTTCATGGGTTCCTTCATTTCCGGTCTTGTCACCCTGATGCTCTGCGCTGCTACCATCGGCTTCCCAACCCCAGTTGGCCACCTGGTCCCAGCCTTGCAGTCGCCATGGATCGTGATCCACGTGTCCATCGCTGTGCTGGCCTCCTCGCTGTTTGCCATCAGCTTCGCCATGAACGTGCTCCAGCTTCTGCAGCACTCCCGCATGAACCGCTTGGCGGCAGGCCAGAGCGACAAGCTGCCATTCATGCGCGTGGTCCCTGGTGCTGGCGCGCTGGAGAACTTCGCCTACCGCATCAACACCATCGCCTTCGTCATGTGGACCTTCACCGTGATGGCCGGCGCCATCTGGGCAGAAGCCGCATGGGGACGCTACTGGGGCTGGGATCCAAAGGAAGTATGGTCCTTCGTGATCTGGGTTGTGTACGCAGGCTACCTGCACGCACGTGCCACCGGTGGCTGGACTGGCCCGCGTTCGGCATGGTTGTCGATTGTCGGCTTCCTGTGCGTGATCTTCAACTTCACCATCGTGAACATCTTCTTCGACGGCCTGCACTCCTACGCCGGAGTCTAG